A single window of Desulfovibrio sp. G11 DNA harbors:
- a CDS encoding FAD-binding and (Fe-S)-binding domain-containing protein, translating into MLTAPYKEFYDAIQEFIPKNRIYTDPLRLLAYGTDASVYRLTPQVVVDVLDEAEVIQLMGVADRLNVAVTFRAAGTSLSGQAVTDSVLVRIGQGWKNWRVSDGAEKITLQPGIIGSGANKILAEFGKKIGPDPASIDSCLIGGIFANNASGMCCGTADNSYKTVLSTRMVMSDGTLLDTADAKSRASFARTHGHILEGLSKLRNRIMADKTLADRIRRKFKIKNTTGYSINALVDYQDPYEILQHLMVGSEGTLGFIAEVTYRTVEEAPFKASALMLLPTVKDACDLASAVATLPVSSAELMDRASLRSVEGTPGLPEGLDTLDDKVCSLLVETRASTQEELDKNIATINKAFKDVNFVRPHEFTDKPEEYGKLWLVRKGILASVGGMRPVGTSIVIEDVAFPLERLGEAATDLQALFIRHGYTVAPLFGHARDGNLHFVFWQDFGAPAEVARYAAFMDDFCKLITEKYDGSLKAEHGTGRNVAPFVEMEWGAAAYSIMKSIKELLDPKGILNPGVLMNDDPQGHIKHLKPLHPADDLVDKCMECGFCESVCPSRDLTLTPRQRITAYREICRLRETAPGGNELKKLEKQYEYMGKATCATDSLCRPRCPAGVDTGVFIKSLRQKDAGALSHKVAGSIADHFAGTCRTMSLALNGVDRLHRALGTAFMENGSKLLRCITFNKAPMWNKDMPKGGSKVRIPETHSANPRRVVYFPSCIARNMGPGQEHTDRRTEPEAVISVLLKGGYDVILPKDLDKLCCGMAFASKGLADAAHKKEKELEAALKEASNNGQYPILCETSPCLLHMKQTLDPALTLMEPIEFILEKMDGCLTFTKLPKTVALHATCSVRKMGLEGKLEKLAKMCAEHVIVPEGVNCCGWAGDRGFTHPELNESALKSLRMQVSTCDVGYSSSRTCQIGLSLHSGIPYYSIVFLVDEASA; encoded by the coding sequence ATGCTGACAGCACCCTATAAAGAATTCTATGACGCCATTCAGGAATTCATTCCCAAAAATCGTATATACACCGACCCGCTGCGCCTTCTTGCCTACGGCACGGACGCGAGCGTTTACCGCCTTACGCCCCAGGTAGTGGTGGACGTTCTGGATGAAGCAGAGGTCATACAGCTTATGGGCGTTGCCGACCGCCTTAATGTGGCCGTGACATTTCGCGCTGCGGGAACCAGCCTTTCCGGCCAGGCCGTGACGGACTCCGTGCTCGTGCGCATCGGCCAGGGCTGGAAAAACTGGCGGGTAAGCGACGGGGCGGAAAAAATTACCCTTCAGCCCGGCATTATCGGCTCTGGAGCCAACAAGATTCTTGCGGAATTCGGCAAAAAAATCGGCCCGGACCCTGCCTCCATCGACAGCTGCCTTATCGGCGGCATCTTTGCCAACAACGCCAGCGGCATGTGCTGTGGCACTGCCGACAACTCGTACAAAACCGTGCTCTCCACCCGCATGGTCATGTCTGACGGCACCCTGCTGGACACCGCCGATGCCAAAAGCCGCGCGTCTTTCGCCAGAACCCACGGGCACATCCTTGAAGGCCTGAGCAAACTGCGCAACCGCATCATGGCCGACAAGACCCTGGCCGACCGCATACGCCGCAAATTCAAGATCAAAAACACTACGGGCTACAGCATCAACGCCCTGGTGGACTACCAAGACCCCTACGAAATCCTTCAGCATCTCATGGTCGGCTCCGAAGGCACGCTGGGCTTTATCGCTGAAGTGACCTACCGCACGGTGGAAGAAGCCCCCTTCAAGGCATCGGCCCTCATGCTGCTGCCCACAGTCAAGGACGCCTGCGACCTGGCTTCGGCCGTAGCCACACTGCCCGTATCTTCGGCCGAGCTTATGGACAGGGCATCCCTGCGTTCGGTGGAAGGCACGCCCGGCCTGCCTGAAGGTCTGGATACACTGGACGACAAGGTCTGTTCCCTGCTTGTGGAAACGCGCGCTTCCACTCAGGAAGAACTGGACAAAAATATCGCCACCATCAACAAGGCATTCAAGGACGTCAACTTTGTGCGGCCCCACGAATTCACCGACAAGCCAGAGGAGTACGGCAAGCTCTGGCTGGTGCGCAAGGGCATTCTTGCTTCAGTGGGCGGCATGCGCCCCGTGGGTACGTCCATTGTTATCGAAGACGTGGCCTTTCCCCTTGAACGCCTGGGCGAAGCCGCTACAGACCTGCAGGCCCTCTTTATCCGGCATGGCTATACCGTGGCCCCTCTCTTCGGTCACGCCCGTGACGGCAACCTGCACTTCGTATTCTGGCAGGACTTTGGCGCTCCCGCCGAAGTGGCGCGCTATGCGGCCTTTATGGACGACTTCTGCAAGCTTATCACCGAAAAATACGACGGCTCCCTCAAGGCCGAGCACGGCACCGGCCGCAACGTGGCCCCCTTTGTTGAAATGGAATGGGGCGCGGCCGCATATTCCATCATGAAGTCCATCAAGGAACTGCTGGATCCCAAGGGCATTCTCAACCCCGGCGTGCTCATGAACGACGACCCGCAGGGGCATATCAAGCATCTCAAGCCCCTGCACCCGGCCGACGACCTTGTGGATAAATGCATGGAGTGCGGCTTCTGTGAATCCGTATGCCCGTCCCGCGACCTTACGCTCACGCCGCGCCAGCGCATCACGGCCTATCGTGAAATATGCCGCCTGCGTGAAACGGCCCCAGGCGGCAACGAGCTTAAAAAACTCGAAAAACAGTATGAATATATGGGCAAGGCCACCTGCGCCACCGACAGCCTGTGCCGCCCCCGCTGCCCCGCCGGCGTGGACACGGGCGTCTTCATCAAGAGCCTGCGCCAGAAAGATGCAGGGGCGTTGAGCCACAAGGTAGCGGGCAGCATTGCCGACCACTTTGCCGGAACCTGCCGGACCATGTCTCTGGCGCTCAATGGTGTTGACAGGCTGCATCGCGCCCTTGGCACAGCCTTTATGGAAAACGGCTCAAAGCTGCTGCGCTGCATTACCTTCAACAAGGCCCCCATGTGGAACAAGGATATGCCCAAGGGCGGCAGCAAGGTGCGCATCCCCGAAACCCACAGCGCCAATCCCAGGCGGGTAGTTTACTTCCCCAGCTGCATCGCGCGCAACATGGGTCCCGGCCAGGAACACACCGACCGCCGTACGGAACCTGAAGCCGTTATCAGCGTGCTGCTCAAGGGCGGCTATGATGTCATCCTGCCCAAGGACCTCGACAAGCTCTGCTGCGGCATGGCCTTTGCCAGCAAAGGACTCGCCGACGCTGCACATAAAAAGGAAAAAGAACTGGAAGCGGCCCTCAAAGAGGCCAGCAATAACGGGCAGTACCCCATCCTTTGCGAAACAAGTCCCTGCCTGCTGCACATGAAGCAGACTCTTGATCCGGCCCTTACGCTTATGGAGCCGATTGAATTCATCCTTGAAAAGATGGATGGCTGCCTTACGTTCACCAAACTGCCCAAAACCGTTGCCCTGCACGCCACCTGCTCGGTGCGCAAGATGGGTCTTGAGGGCAAACTCGAAAAGCTGGCAAAAATGTGCGCCGAACACGTCATTGTTCCCGAGGGCGTCAATTGCTGCGGCTGGGCGGGCGACAGGGGCTTTACGCATCCCGAGCTTAACGAATCCGCGCTCAAGAGTCTGCGTATGCAGGTAAGCACCTGCGATGTGGGTTATTCTTCCAGCCGCACCTGCCAGATCGGGCTTTCGCTGCATAGCGGAATTCCCTACTATTCAATAGTATTTCTGGTAGACGAGGCCAGCGCCTAA
- a CDS encoding FAD-dependent oxidoreductase, translated as MPAMDTWRGQKNSEGLRAFMGWGGLVVSDETVDVLDMLRAYYEGAAAESCGQCFPCRSGLKRIAERLDSLCRGKARPDDREYLQELAALVYDSARCDIGQTSPQPLLDVLAHAPHLLEARTTVRGTYTSLVTAPCINACPGHVKVPDYIEEIRFRRFRKGLDQVMRNCPMPGTIGRVCERPCETACKRGLKGAPVAIRNLKRFLHDHNAKRNPLPEPQCPPENARKVAIIGGGPAGLSCAYYLAQLGLAPTIFDRHEVCGGMAKFGIPDFRLPPSVLAREVSVAVSGGGEIRNGIEIGRDITLDELHDEGFEAVFIATGAPHAPGMRCEGEENCPLGYLSGIHYLHEATLGRRPVSGTRLVVVGGGNVAMDCARTALRHGFKEVYVVYRRTEEEMPADPVEVAEAREEGALFTFLAAPIRIESRDGRVSGLVCQKMELGAADASGRRRPVPVKGAVFEMPCDAIVYAIGQKVSLEVVLKGKDGALNKYNTLDAHEITGEVSALPRIFGGGDCVTGPSSLIAALAAGKRAAAHIAAHLNGTAQGPSPKEKLEHMLMQMNMLDTKETPLEDPTPLMPIHAIPVQERLQGFTEVETDPLEWEAVRESSRCLRCLRLVMAAT; from the coding sequence ATGCCTGCAATGGATACGTGGAGAGGACAAAAAAACAGCGAAGGCCTGCGGGCTTTTATGGGCTGGGGCGGCCTTGTCGTCAGCGATGAGACTGTCGATGTGCTCGACATGCTGCGCGCCTATTATGAGGGCGCGGCAGCCGAGTCCTGTGGGCAATGCTTTCCTTGCCGCAGCGGCCTGAAGCGCATTGCCGAGCGCCTTGATTCGCTTTGCCGCGGCAAAGCCCGGCCAGACGACCGCGAATACCTGCAGGAACTGGCAGCCCTGGTATACGACAGCGCCCGCTGCGACATCGGACAGACCTCGCCGCAGCCTCTGCTGGATGTACTGGCCCATGCCCCGCATCTGCTGGAAGCCAGAACAACGGTACGCGGCACCTATACCAGCCTTGTCACGGCGCCCTGCATCAATGCCTGCCCCGGGCATGTGAAAGTGCCGGACTATATTGAAGAAATCCGCTTTCGCCGCTTTCGCAAGGGGCTTGACCAGGTTATGCGCAACTGCCCCATGCCCGGCACCATCGGCCGGGTGTGCGAACGCCCCTGCGAAACCGCCTGCAAACGCGGTCTCAAGGGCGCGCCGGTGGCCATACGCAATCTCAAGCGCTTTCTGCATGACCACAACGCAAAACGTAATCCGCTGCCCGAGCCGCAATGCCCGCCGGAAAATGCCAGAAAGGTCGCCATCATCGGCGGCGGCCCAGCCGGTTTGTCCTGCGCTTACTACCTTGCGCAGCTTGGCCTTGCACCCACCATTTTTGACCGGCATGAAGTTTGCGGCGGCATGGCGAAGTTCGGCATCCCCGATTTTCGCCTGCCGCCCTCCGTACTGGCGCGCGAAGTCAGCGTGGCCGTCTCCGGCGGCGGAGAAATCCGCAACGGCATTGAGATCGGCCGGGACATCACCCTGGACGAACTGCACGATGAAGGCTTCGAGGCCGTCTTTATCGCCACGGGCGCTCCTCACGCACCGGGCATGCGCTGCGAAGGCGAAGAAAACTGCCCCCTGGGTTACCTCAGCGGTATTCATTACCTGCATGAAGCCACGCTGGGAAGGCGGCCCGTAAGCGGTACCCGCCTCGTGGTTGTGGGCGGCGGCAACGTGGCAATGGACTGCGCGCGCACAGCCCTGCGGCACGGCTTCAAGGAAGTGTACGTGGTCTACCGCCGCACCGAAGAAGAAATGCCCGCCGATCCGGTAGAGGTGGCAGAAGCCAGAGAAGAAGGCGCACTCTTTACCTTCCTGGCTGCGCCCATCCGCATCGAAAGCAGGGACGGACGCGTCAGCGGCCTTGTCTGCCAGAAAATGGAACTGGGCGCTGCAGATGCCTCCGGCAGACGCCGCCCCGTGCCGGTGAAAGGGGCTGTTTTTGAAATGCCGTGCGATGCGATTGTTTACGCCATCGGCCAAAAGGTCTCCCTTGAGGTTGTTCTCAAAGGCAAAGACGGCGCCCTGAACAAATACAATACGCTGGATGCCCACGAAATTACCGGCGAGGTCAGTGCCCTGCCCCGTATTTTTGGCGGTGGAGACTGCGTAACCGGGCCAAGCTCGCTTATTGCCGCTCTGGCGGCGGGCAAGCGTGCCGCTGCCCACATAGCCGCCCACCTTAACGGCACGGCGCAGGGGCCTTCGCCCAAAGAAAAGCTGGAACACATGCTCATGCAGATGAACATGCTGGATACGAAAGAAACGCCCCTGGAAGATCCCACACCGCTCATGCCCATTCATGCCATCCCGGTGCAGGAGCGGCTGCAAGGTTTTACAGAGGTGGAAACAGATCCGCTGGAATGGGAGGCAGTGCGCGAATCATCCCGCTGCCTGCGCTGCCTGCGGCTCGTTATGGCGGCCACCTGA
- a CDS encoding methionine ABC transporter ATP-binding protein has translation MIQVNQLRKSFGSHVVLQDINMHVRRGEIFGIVGHSGAGKSTLLRCLNGLEPYDSGNVRVMDVEVASLDSHHLRQLQSKMGMIFQNFNLMARKNVFDNVAFPLHLWHRPEREKRVMELLELVGLTDKARQRVQSLSGGQKQRVGIARALALNPSILLCDEATSALDPKTTSSILDLLEDINKRLNLTIIMVTHQMEVVKRLCHSLLLLDGGKTVALGKTEDLFLAPTKDMQAIVENEYTLIPGGTNIRLMFPREISQQSVITQMARALGIDFSIVGGKLERYLDDVFGFLIINVQDQNIDAVLRYLKEQRLYWEILEYPLQQATDAANE, from the coding sequence ATGATTCAGGTAAACCAGCTTCGCAAGAGTTTCGGCAGCCATGTTGTTTTGCAGGACATCAACATGCATGTGCGCCGGGGCGAAATTTTCGGTATTGTCGGGCATTCCGGTGCAGGAAAGTCCACGCTTCTGCGTTGTCTCAACGGCCTTGAGCCTTACGATAGCGGCAATGTCAGGGTTATGGATGTTGAGGTCGCCTCGCTCGACTCCCACCACCTGCGCCAACTGCAAAGCAAGATGGGCATGATTTTTCAGAATTTCAACCTGATGGCCCGCAAAAACGTTTTTGATAACGTGGCCTTTCCCTTGCATCTCTGGCACAGACCCGAGCGCGAAAAGCGCGTTATGGAGCTGCTCGAGCTTGTGGGCCTTACGGACAAGGCCCGCCAGAGGGTACAGAGCCTGAGCGGCGGCCAGAAACAGCGTGTGGGCATTGCCCGCGCCCTGGCCCTGAATCCCAGCATTCTGCTTTGCGACGAGGCCACGTCCGCCCTTGACCCCAAAACCACATCTTCCATCCTTGACCTGCTGGAAGACATCAACAAGCGGCTGAACCTGACCATTATTATGGTCACGCATCAGATGGAGGTGGTCAAACGCCTCTGCCACAGCCTGCTTTTGCTTGATGGCGGCAAAACCGTGGCACTGGGCAAGACAGAAGACCTGTTTCTTGCGCCCACCAAGGATATGCAGGCCATTGTGGAAAACGAGTATACGCTTATCCCCGGTGGAACCAATATACGCCTCATGTTCCCGCGCGAAATTTCGCAGCAGAGCGTCATCACGCAGATGGCCAGAGCGCTGGGCATAGATTTTTCCATTGTGGGCGGCAAGCTGGAACGCTATCTGGACGATGTTTTCGGCTTTCTTATTATCAACGTGCAGGACCAGAATATTGACGCCGTGCTGCGCTACCTGAAGGAGCAGCGCCTGTACTGGGAGATACTGGAATATCCTTTGCAACAAGCTACGGATGCCGCCAATGAGTGA
- a CDS encoding MetQ/NlpA family ABC transporter substrate-binding protein, with product MKRLLLSLVMILTMAAPSFAAEDIVVGVTPFPHKDIMLVAKPLLAKDGYNLVIKEFTDYVQPNMALSNGQLYANFFQHAPYLDNMNKEKKLGLASVGKVHIEPLGVYSKKIKKLSDIKKGSAIAVPNDPTNEARALRLLEANGIIKVKPGALITVADVTENPLNLKIHELDAAQLPRTLDDVAAAVINTNFAGEAGLVPARDALVLEDSESPYANIVVVREADKDSPKTKALMKAVQSPEVKAYIEKELVGKGIMPSF from the coding sequence ATGAAACGCCTGCTTCTGTCCCTGGTCATGATTCTGACTATGGCCGCTCCCTCTTTTGCCGCCGAGGACATCGTCGTCGGCGTCACGCCCTTCCCGCACAAGGACATCATGCTTGTGGCCAAGCCCCTGCTCGCCAAGGACGGTTACAATCTGGTCATCAAGGAATTTACCGACTACGTGCAGCCCAACATGGCCCTGTCCAACGGGCAGCTCTATGCCAACTTTTTCCAGCATGCACCCTACCTTGACAATATGAACAAGGAAAAAAAGCTGGGCCTCGCTTCCGTCGGCAAAGTTCATATCGAGCCGCTGGGCGTGTATTCCAAAAAGATTAAAAAACTGTCGGATATCAAAAAGGGCAGTGCCATTGCCGTGCCCAATGACCCCACCAACGAAGCCCGCGCCCTGCGCCTGCTCGAAGCCAACGGCATCATCAAGGTCAAGCCCGGCGCGCTCATCACTGTGGCTGATGTCACCGAAAATCCGCTGAATCTCAAGATTCATGAACTGGACGCCGCCCAGTTGCCCCGCACACTGGACGATGTGGCCGCCGCTGTCATCAACACCAACTTTGCCGGAGAGGCCGGCCTTGTGCCCGCCCGCGATGCCCTTGTGCTGGAAGACAGCGAATCCCCGTATGCCAATATTGTTGTGGTTCGCGAAGCCGACAAGGACAGCCCCAAGACCAAGGCCCTCATGAAGGCCGTTCAGTCGCCCGAGGTCAAGGCCTACATCGAAAAAGAACTGGTAGGCAAAGGCATCATGCCTTCGTTCTAG
- the fdhF gene encoding formate dehydrogenase subunit alpha, with protein MPFVTINGKQAAFQPGQTILDVAETLGIFIPTLCWLPKTGHSKVCRICSVEVHGHDRLLTACSSPAEDGMVIETESPRVLAARKNILSMLVAEGRHDCFLRKLPTDLWPPYQKAAAAMPHREHPCPAEGACRLQALVMKCNVPVKDLLPEPGSFPLDNDHPMITRDFSRCVQCGRCASVCSAVQVNDAIPPQFGRRAEKEAWWPVVDYQRCTHCGECVQVCPTGALTAKKSYGLAAREDRVDSVRTTCPYCGVGCQLNLSVRDGRIIEVNGVEDAQPNKGSLCVKGRFGYDFIYSEDRLTEPLIRQQDGSFKAASWDEALDLIAARFSGAIEKHGPDSVVGVACARSINEDNYQMQKLFRAVFKTNNIDHCARTUHAPTVAGLATSFGSGAMTNSFAHMGEAKMIFLIGSNITEAHPVAGTLVKQAVRKGCRLIVADPRRTGIAKEAESHLQLRVGSDIALLNAIMHVLIKEDLYDRHYVARHTLGFEELRDNVANCTPESAAPICGIDAETIRQTARTLASVKPAMLAYTLGITEHTSGVNNVLACAALQMLLGNVGKALGGVNPLRGQNNVQGSCDMGALPDTYPGYGKVADPAAREHLERFWGVSLPTEPGIMMPDMLDGLKSKKIKAMYIFGENLANTEPNISHVESCLAAADFLVVQDIFPNETSRFAHVILPAAAWGEKDGTFTNSERRVSRVRAASPAPGNAREDWRIFKDLAARFGHHWQADSARELWDDEIAPLAELFRGIRYDRIEGDGLQWPCTHAEHPGSPVLHKDGTFARGKGLFVPVRWTPAAEVADEEYPFVLSSGRRLYHYHTRTQTGRSKGLNSLMGHDTADISTADAARLGIANGDNIRVSSRRGSVTVQAKVTDDMPRGMVWMAFHFRESNANWLTNTAMDPITKTAEYKACAVKIEKI; from the coding sequence ATGCCGTTTGTCACCATCAACGGAAAACAGGCTGCTTTTCAGCCCGGGCAGACCATTCTTGACGTTGCCGAAACGCTCGGCATCTTCATCCCCACGCTGTGCTGGCTACCCAAAACGGGACACAGCAAGGTCTGCCGCATCTGCTCGGTAGAAGTGCATGGGCATGACCGGCTTCTCACGGCCTGCTCTTCTCCCGCTGAAGACGGCATGGTCATTGAAACCGAATCACCCCGCGTACTGGCCGCGCGTAAAAACATCCTTTCGATGCTGGTGGCCGAAGGTCGTCATGACTGCTTCCTGCGCAAGTTGCCCACAGACCTCTGGCCGCCCTATCAAAAGGCCGCGGCCGCCATGCCCCATCGCGAGCATCCCTGCCCCGCCGAAGGCGCATGCCGCCTTCAGGCTCTGGTCATGAAGTGCAACGTCCCTGTCAAAGACCTGCTTCCCGAGCCGGGCAGCTTTCCCCTGGATAACGATCACCCGATGATTACACGCGACTTCAGCCGCTGTGTGCAGTGCGGACGCTGCGCCTCGGTCTGCTCCGCCGTGCAGGTAAACGACGCCATCCCCCCCCAGTTCGGCCGCCGTGCCGAAAAAGAAGCATGGTGGCCGGTGGTGGATTACCAGCGCTGTACCCACTGCGGCGAATGTGTGCAGGTATGCCCTACCGGCGCGCTGACAGCCAAAAAATCCTATGGGCTCGCCGCCCGTGAAGACAGGGTGGACAGCGTGCGCACAACCTGCCCCTACTGCGGCGTGGGATGTCAGTTGAACCTGTCTGTCAGGGACGGCCGCATCATTGAGGTCAACGGCGTTGAAGACGCGCAGCCCAACAAGGGCAGCCTGTGCGTCAAGGGGCGCTTCGGCTATGACTTCATCTACAGTGAAGACCGGCTCACCGAGCCGCTCATCCGCCAGCAGGACGGATCGTTCAAAGCCGCCTCCTGGGATGAAGCCCTGGATCTTATTGCGGCCAGATTTTCCGGCGCCATTGAAAAGCACGGGCCCGACTCCGTGGTCGGAGTGGCCTGTGCCCGCAGCATCAACGAAGACAATTACCAGATGCAAAAACTCTTTCGCGCGGTGTTCAAGACCAATAATATTGATCACTGCGCGCGTACCTGACACGCCCCCACCGTGGCCGGTCTGGCCACATCGTTTGGTTCGGGAGCTATGACCAACAGCTTTGCCCACATGGGCGAGGCAAAAATGATTTTTCTCATCGGTTCCAATATCACGGAGGCCCATCCCGTGGCCGGAACCCTTGTCAAACAGGCCGTGCGCAAGGGCTGCCGCCTTATTGTCGCCGACCCGCGCCGCACCGGCATCGCCAAGGAGGCAGAAAGCCACCTGCAATTGCGGGTGGGATCGGACATTGCGCTGCTCAACGCCATCATGCACGTGCTCATCAAGGAAGATCTGTATGACAGGCACTATGTGGCACGGCACACGCTGGGCTTTGAAGAGCTGCGTGACAATGTGGCAAACTGCACGCCCGAGAGCGCGGCCCCCATATGCGGCATAGATGCGGAAACCATCAGGCAGACCGCGCGCACCCTCGCCTCGGTCAAGCCCGCTATGCTGGCGTACACCCTTGGCATCACTGAACATACCAGCGGCGTCAACAACGTGCTGGCCTGTGCCGCGCTGCAGATGCTTCTGGGCAATGTGGGCAAAGCGCTGGGCGGGGTAAATCCCCTGCGCGGGCAAAATAACGTACAGGGTTCGTGCGACATGGGCGCTCTGCCGGATACCTACCCAGGCTACGGCAAAGTTGCGGACCCGGCAGCCAGAGAGCACCTTGAGCGCTTCTGGGGCGTCTCGCTGCCGACGGAACCGGGCATCATGATGCCCGACATGCTGGATGGGCTTAAATCAAAAAAAATCAAGGCAATGTATATTTTTGGCGAAAACCTCGCCAACACCGAACCCAATATCAGTCATGTGGAAAGCTGCCTTGCCGCTGCGGATTTTCTGGTGGTTCAGGATATTTTTCCCAACGAAACGAGCAGATTTGCTCATGTGATTCTGCCCGCCGCCGCCTGGGGTGAAAAAGACGGCACGTTCACCAACAGCGAACGCCGCGTCAGCCGCGTACGCGCCGCCAGCCCGGCCCCCGGCAACGCCCGGGAAGACTGGCGTATCTTCAAAGACCTGGCAGCCCGTTTCGGGCACCACTGGCAGGCGGACTCCGCCAGGGAGCTGTGGGACGACGAAATAGCGCCCCTGGCTGAGCTGTTTCGTGGCATCCGGTACGACCGCATTGAAGGTGATGGCCTGCAATGGCCCTGCACACACGCGGAACATCCCGGCAGCCCCGTGCTGCACAAGGATGGAACCTTCGCGCGCGGCAAGGGGCTTTTTGTGCCTGTACGCTGGACGCCTGCCGCCGAAGTGGCCGATGAGGAGTATCCCTTCGTGCTCAGTTCCGGCAGACGTCTCTACCACTACCACACGCGTACGCAAACAGGCCGCAGCAAAGGACTCAACAGCCTGATGGGGCATGACACGGCGGATATTTCCACCGCTGATGCAGCCCGGCTGGGCATAGCCAATGGTGACAACATCCGCGTGTCTTCACGCCGTGGTTCGGTGACGGTGCAGGCCAAGGTTACCGACGACATGCCGCGCGGCATGGTATGGATGGCCTTTCATTTTCGCGAAAGCAACGCCAACTGGCTTACCAATACCGCTATGGACCCCATTACCAAAACAGCAGAATACAAAGCCTGCGCCGTGAAAATAGAAAAGATCTGA
- a CDS encoding methionine ABC transporter permease, producing the protein MSDQLSTLAQLAQDMHPLWERLQDKMPEILMATWETVQMVLISTFFSLVIGFMLAILMIVTNPIGLKPCRSVYRIVDFVVNLLRSFPFIILLIAIIPFTRMVVGTSIGSGAAIVPLTIAAAPFVARLIETCFLEVDRGVIEAARSFGASNAQIIFRVLFPEALPSIVLNIAVIAITLLGYSAMAGTVGGGGLGDLAVKYGYNRFQVDIMVYSVIILCVLVLLIQGICNFLYKILR; encoded by the coding sequence ATGAGTGATCAACTGAGCACCCTCGCCCAACTGGCCCAGGACATGCACCCCTTGTGGGAACGCTTGCAGGACAAAATGCCGGAAATTCTCATGGCCACCTGGGAAACCGTGCAGATGGTGCTGATTTCGACCTTTTTTTCTCTGGTTATCGGCTTCATGCTGGCAATCCTGATGATCGTGACCAATCCCATCGGCCTGAAACCCTGCCGTTCGGTCTACAGAATAGTGGACTTTGTGGTGAACCTTCTGCGTTCGTTCCCGTTCATCATTCTGCTGATCGCCATCATACCCTTTACGCGCATGGTGGTAGGAACCTCTATCGGCAGCGGGGCGGCCATTGTGCCTCTTACCATTGCGGCGGCCCCCTTTGTGGCACGGCTTATCGAAACCTGCTTTCTTGAGGTGGACAGGGGCGTTATCGAGGCGGCCCGGTCGTTTGGGGCCAGCAATGCCCAGATCATTTTCCGGGTGCTTTTTCCCGAAGCCCTGCCTTCCATCGTGCTCAACATCGCGGTCATCGCCATTACCCTGCTCGGTTACTCTGCCATGGCGGGAACCGTAGGCGGTGGCGGCCTGGGCGACCTGGCCGTCAAATACGGCTACAACCGCTTTCAGGTTGATATCATGGTCTATTCCGTTATCATCCTGTGTGTGCTGGTGCTGCTTATCCAGGGCATCTGCAACTTTTTGTACAAAATTCTGCGATAA